The Sebastes umbrosus isolate fSebUmb1 chromosome 4, fSebUmb1.pri, whole genome shotgun sequence genome has a window encoding:
- the myod1 gene encoding myoblast determination protein 1 homolog, which produces MELSDISFPIPAADDFYDDPCFNTSDMHFFEDLDPRLVHVGLLKPDSSSSSPSPSSPSSSSSSSSHLLHHHHHAEAEDDEHVRAPSGHHQAGRCLLWACKACKRKTTNADRRKAATMRERRRLSKVNDAFETLKRCTSANPNQRLPKVEILRNAISYIESLQALLRGGGGQDDGFYPVMEHYSGDSDASSPRSNCSDGMTDFNGPTCQSNRRRSYDSSYFSETPNGGLKSNRSSVVSSLDCLSSIVERISTDNSSLLPAADGPGPSPPAPAGEAAAPGPVQIPSPTASQDPNLIYQVL; this is translated from the exons ATGGAGCTGTCGGATATCTCTTTCCCCATCCCTGCTGCAGATGATTTCTATGACGACCCCTGCTTCAACACCAGCGACATGCACTTCTTCGAGGACCTGGACCCGCGGCTGGTCCACGTGGGCCTCCTGAAGCcggactcctcctcctcttcaccctcgccctcctccccttcctcatcctcctcttcctcgtcccacctcctccatcaccaccaccatgcCGAGGCGGAGGACGACGAGCACGTCCGCGCCCCCAGTGGACACCACCAGGCGGGCCGCTGTCTGCTCTGGGCCTGCAAAGCCTGCAAGAGGAAGACCACCAACGCGGACCGGAGGAAGGCGGCCACGATGCGGGAGCGAAGGCGGCTCAGTAAGGTCAACGACGCATTCGAGACTCTGAAGAGATGCACGTCGGCCAACCCCAACCAGAGGCTGCCCAAAGTGGAGATCCTGCGCAACGCCATCAGCTACATCGAGTCTCTGCAGGCGCTGCTGCGAGGAGGCGGCGGACAGGACGATGGCTTCTACCCGGTGATGGAGCACTACAGCGGGGACTCGGACGCATCCAGCCCGCGGTCCAACTGCTCCGACGGCATG aCGGATTTCAATGGCCCTACCTGTCAGTCAAACAGAAGAAGGAGTTATGACAGCTCTTACTTCTCCGAGACTCCAAACG GCGGTCTGAAGAGTAACCGGAGCTCAGTGGTCTCCAGTCTGGACTGTCTGTCCAGCATCGTGGAGCGGATCTCCACCGACAACAGCAGCCTGCTGCCGGCCGCCGACGGCCCCGGACCCTCGCCACCGGCCCCCGCTGGCGAGGCAGCTGCACCCGGGCCCGTCCAGATCCCCTCCCCGACCGCCAGCCAGGACCCCAACCTGATCTATCAAGTCCTATAG
- the tnnt3a gene encoding troponin T type 3a (skeletal, fast) isoform X2: MSDTEEVDQAVQEEVVEEVEVAPEAAPEAAPEAAPEPEPEPVPEPEPEPEPVVEPEPEPEPEPQAELDTEFEEAEEEEEKPKFKPSAPKIPDGEKVDFDDIQKKRQNKDLVELQGLIDAHFECRKKEEEELIALKDRIEKRRAERAEQQRIRSEKDKERQARREEERRIREESDMKKKQDEDAKKKSALTSMGSNYSSHLQKADSKRGGKKETEREKKKKILAARRKQLNIDHLSEDKLKDKINELHEWQTELESEKFDHMERLKRQKYEVTTLRKRVEELSKFSKKGAAARRRK, encoded by the exons ATGTCTGACACTGAGGAAGT TGATCAGG CTGTACAAGAGGAAGTAGTAGAGGAAGTAGAGGTGGCCCCTGAGGCGGCCCCTGAGGCGGCCCCTGAGGCGGCCCCTGAGCCAGAACCAGAGCCAGtgccagaaccagaaccagaaccagaaccagtggtagaaccagaaccagagccagagccagaaCCACAGGCTGAGCTTGACACTGAGTTTGAAG AGGCCGAAGAGGAAG AGGAGAAGCCAAAGTTCAA GCCTAGCGCCCCAAAGATCCCCGATGGTGAGAAAGTGGACTTTGAT GACATCCAGAAGAAACGTCAGAACAAGGATCTGGTCGAGCTGCAGGGCCTGATCGATGCTCACTTTGAGTgcaggaagaaggaggaggaggagctgatcGCGCTCAAGGACAGGATT GAGAAGCGTCGTGCTGAGAGGGCCGAGCAGCAGAGGATCCGCTCTGAGAAGGACAAGGAGCGCCAGGCCAGACGTGAG GAGGAAAGGCGGATCAGGGAGGAGAGTGAtatgaagaagaagcaggatGAGGACGCAAAGAAGAAGTCGGCTCTGACCAGCATGGGCTCCAACTACAGCAGCCACCTGCAGAAA GCTGACtcgaagagaggaggaaagaaggagactgagagagagaagaagaagaagatcctGGCCGCCAGACGCAAGCAACTCAACATCGACCATCTGAGTGAAGACAAGCTGAA GGATAAGATCAATGAGCTGCATGAATGGCAGACCGAGCTGGAGTCTGAGAAGTTCGACCACATGGAGAGACTGAAGAGGCAGAAATACGAG GTTACAACCCTGCGTAAGAGAGTGGAGGAGCTCAGTAAATT CAGCAAGAAGGGAGCCGCCGCTCGCCGCAGAAAGTAG
- the tnnt3a gene encoding troponin T type 3a (skeletal, fast) isoform X6 — MSDTEEVDQEEKPKFKPSAPKIPDGEKVDFDDIQKKRQNKDLVELQGLIDAHFECRKKEEEELIALKDRIEKRRAERAEQQRIRSEKDKERQARREEERRIREESDMKKKQDEDAKKKSALTSMGSNYSSHLQKADSKRGGKKETEREKKKKILAARRKQLNIDHLSEDKLKDKINELHEWQTELESEKFDHMERLKRQKYEVTTLRKRVEELSKFSKKGAAARRRK, encoded by the exons ATGTCTGACACTGAGGAAGT TGATCAGG AGGAGAAGCCAAAGTTCAA GCCTAGCGCCCCAAAGATCCCCGATGGTGAGAAAGTGGACTTTGAT GACATCCAGAAGAAACGTCAGAACAAGGATCTGGTCGAGCTGCAGGGCCTGATCGATGCTCACTTTGAGTgcaggaagaaggaggaggaggagctgatcGCGCTCAAGGACAGGATT GAGAAGCGTCGTGCTGAGAGGGCCGAGCAGCAGAGGATCCGCTCTGAGAAGGACAAGGAGCGCCAGGCCAGACGTGAG GAGGAAAGGCGGATCAGGGAGGAGAGTGAtatgaagaagaagcaggatGAGGACGCAAAGAAGAAGTCGGCTCTGACCAGCATGGGCTCCAACTACAGCAGCCACCTGCAGAAA GCTGACtcgaagagaggaggaaagaaggagactgagagagagaagaagaagaagatcctGGCCGCCAGACGCAAGCAACTCAACATCGACCATCTGAGTGAAGACAAGCTGAA GGATAAGATCAATGAGCTGCATGAATGGCAGACCGAGCTGGAGTCTGAGAAGTTCGACCACATGGAGAGACTGAAGAGGCAGAAATACGAG GTTACAACCCTGCGTAAGAGAGTGGAGGAGCTCAGTAAATT CAGCAAGAAGGGAGCCGCCGCTCGCCGCAGAAAGTAG
- the tnnt3a gene encoding troponin T type 3a (skeletal, fast) isoform X5 has protein sequence MSDTEEVDQEYDEEKPKFKPSAPKIPDGEKVDFDDIQKKRQNKDLVELQGLIDAHFECRKKEEEELIALKDRIEKRRAERAEQQRIRSEKDKERQARREEERRIREESDMKKKQDEDAKKKSALTSMGSNYSSHLQKADSKRGGKKETEREKKKKILAARRKQLNIDHLSEDKLKDKINELHEWQTELESEKFDHMERLKRQKYEVTTLRKRVEELSKFSKKGAAARRRK, from the exons ATGTCTGACACTGAGGAAGT TGATCAGG AATACGATG AGGAGAAGCCAAAGTTCAA GCCTAGCGCCCCAAAGATCCCCGATGGTGAGAAAGTGGACTTTGAT GACATCCAGAAGAAACGTCAGAACAAGGATCTGGTCGAGCTGCAGGGCCTGATCGATGCTCACTTTGAGTgcaggaagaaggaggaggaggagctgatcGCGCTCAAGGACAGGATT GAGAAGCGTCGTGCTGAGAGGGCCGAGCAGCAGAGGATCCGCTCTGAGAAGGACAAGGAGCGCCAGGCCAGACGTGAG GAGGAAAGGCGGATCAGGGAGGAGAGTGAtatgaagaagaagcaggatGAGGACGCAAAGAAGAAGTCGGCTCTGACCAGCATGGGCTCCAACTACAGCAGCCACCTGCAGAAA GCTGACtcgaagagaggaggaaagaaggagactgagagagagaagaagaagaagatcctGGCCGCCAGACGCAAGCAACTCAACATCGACCATCTGAGTGAAGACAAGCTGAA GGATAAGATCAATGAGCTGCATGAATGGCAGACCGAGCTGGAGTCTGAGAAGTTCGACCACATGGAGAGACTGAAGAGGCAGAAATACGAG GTTACAACCCTGCGTAAGAGAGTGGAGGAGCTCAGTAAATT CAGCAAGAAGGGAGCCGCCGCTCGCCGCAGAAAGTAG
- the tnnt3a gene encoding troponin T type 3a (skeletal, fast) isoform X4: MSDTEEVDQEYDEAEEEEEKPKFKPSAPKIPDGEKVDFDDIQKKRQNKDLVELQGLIDAHFECRKKEEEELIALKDRIEKRRAERAEQQRIRSEKDKERQARREEERRIREESDMKKKQDEDAKKKSALTSMGSNYSSHLQKADSKRGGKKETEREKKKKILAARRKQLNIDHLSEDKLKDKINELHEWQTELESEKFDHMERLKRQKYEVTTLRKRVEELSKFSKKGAAARRRK, encoded by the exons ATGTCTGACACTGAGGAAGT TGATCAGG AATACGATG AGGCCGAAGAGGAAG AGGAGAAGCCAAAGTTCAA GCCTAGCGCCCCAAAGATCCCCGATGGTGAGAAAGTGGACTTTGAT GACATCCAGAAGAAACGTCAGAACAAGGATCTGGTCGAGCTGCAGGGCCTGATCGATGCTCACTTTGAGTgcaggaagaaggaggaggaggagctgatcGCGCTCAAGGACAGGATT GAGAAGCGTCGTGCTGAGAGGGCCGAGCAGCAGAGGATCCGCTCTGAGAAGGACAAGGAGCGCCAGGCCAGACGTGAG GAGGAAAGGCGGATCAGGGAGGAGAGTGAtatgaagaagaagcaggatGAGGACGCAAAGAAGAAGTCGGCTCTGACCAGCATGGGCTCCAACTACAGCAGCCACCTGCAGAAA GCTGACtcgaagagaggaggaaagaaggagactgagagagagaagaagaagaagatcctGGCCGCCAGACGCAAGCAACTCAACATCGACCATCTGAGTGAAGACAAGCTGAA GGATAAGATCAATGAGCTGCATGAATGGCAGACCGAGCTGGAGTCTGAGAAGTTCGACCACATGGAGAGACTGAAGAGGCAGAAATACGAG GTTACAACCCTGCGTAAGAGAGTGGAGGAGCTCAGTAAATT CAGCAAGAAGGGAGCCGCCGCTCGCCGCAGAAAGTAG
- the tnnt3a gene encoding troponin T type 3a (skeletal, fast) isoform X3, with protein sequence MSDTEEVDQEYDAVQEEVVEEVEVAPEAAPEAAPEAAPEPEPEPVPEPEPEPEPVVEPEPEPEPEPQAELDTEFEEEKPKFKPSAPKIPDGEKVDFDDIQKKRQNKDLVELQGLIDAHFECRKKEEEELIALKDRIEKRRAERAEQQRIRSEKDKERQARREEERRIREESDMKKKQDEDAKKKSALTSMGSNYSSHLQKADSKRGGKKETEREKKKKILAARRKQLNIDHLSEDKLKDKINELHEWQTELESEKFDHMERLKRQKYEVTTLRKRVEELSKFSKKGAAARRRK encoded by the exons ATGTCTGACACTGAGGAAGT TGATCAGG AATACGATG CTGTACAAGAGGAAGTAGTAGAGGAAGTAGAGGTGGCCCCTGAGGCGGCCCCTGAGGCGGCCCCTGAGGCGGCCCCTGAGCCAGAACCAGAGCCAGtgccagaaccagaaccagaaccagaaccagtggtagaaccagaaccagagccagagccagaaCCACAGGCTGAGCTTGACACTGAGTTTGAAG AGGAGAAGCCAAAGTTCAA GCCTAGCGCCCCAAAGATCCCCGATGGTGAGAAAGTGGACTTTGAT GACATCCAGAAGAAACGTCAGAACAAGGATCTGGTCGAGCTGCAGGGCCTGATCGATGCTCACTTTGAGTgcaggaagaaggaggaggaggagctgatcGCGCTCAAGGACAGGATT GAGAAGCGTCGTGCTGAGAGGGCCGAGCAGCAGAGGATCCGCTCTGAGAAGGACAAGGAGCGCCAGGCCAGACGTGAG GAGGAAAGGCGGATCAGGGAGGAGAGTGAtatgaagaagaagcaggatGAGGACGCAAAGAAGAAGTCGGCTCTGACCAGCATGGGCTCCAACTACAGCAGCCACCTGCAGAAA GCTGACtcgaagagaggaggaaagaaggagactgagagagagaagaagaagaagatcctGGCCGCCAGACGCAAGCAACTCAACATCGACCATCTGAGTGAAGACAAGCTGAA GGATAAGATCAATGAGCTGCATGAATGGCAGACCGAGCTGGAGTCTGAGAAGTTCGACCACATGGAGAGACTGAAGAGGCAGAAATACGAG GTTACAACCCTGCGTAAGAGAGTGGAGGAGCTCAGTAAATT CAGCAAGAAGGGAGCCGCCGCTCGCCGCAGAAAGTAG
- the tnnt3a gene encoding troponin T type 3a (skeletal, fast) isoform X1 codes for MSDTEEVDQEYDAVQEEVVEEVEVAPEAAPEAAPEAAPEPEPEPVPEPEPEPEPVVEPEPEPEPEPQAELDTEFEEAEEEEEKPKFKPSAPKIPDGEKVDFDDIQKKRQNKDLVELQGLIDAHFECRKKEEEELIALKDRIEKRRAERAEQQRIRSEKDKERQARREEERRIREESDMKKKQDEDAKKKSALTSMGSNYSSHLQKADSKRGGKKETEREKKKKILAARRKQLNIDHLSEDKLKDKINELHEWQTELESEKFDHMERLKRQKYEVTTLRKRVEELSKFSKKGAAARRRK; via the exons ATGTCTGACACTGAGGAAGT TGATCAGG AATACGATG CTGTACAAGAGGAAGTAGTAGAGGAAGTAGAGGTGGCCCCTGAGGCGGCCCCTGAGGCGGCCCCTGAGGCGGCCCCTGAGCCAGAACCAGAGCCAGtgccagaaccagaaccagaaccagaaccagtggtagaaccagaaccagagccagagccagaaCCACAGGCTGAGCTTGACACTGAGTTTGAAG AGGCCGAAGAGGAAG AGGAGAAGCCAAAGTTCAA GCCTAGCGCCCCAAAGATCCCCGATGGTGAGAAAGTGGACTTTGAT GACATCCAGAAGAAACGTCAGAACAAGGATCTGGTCGAGCTGCAGGGCCTGATCGATGCTCACTTTGAGTgcaggaagaaggaggaggaggagctgatcGCGCTCAAGGACAGGATT GAGAAGCGTCGTGCTGAGAGGGCCGAGCAGCAGAGGATCCGCTCTGAGAAGGACAAGGAGCGCCAGGCCAGACGTGAG GAGGAAAGGCGGATCAGGGAGGAGAGTGAtatgaagaagaagcaggatGAGGACGCAAAGAAGAAGTCGGCTCTGACCAGCATGGGCTCCAACTACAGCAGCCACCTGCAGAAA GCTGACtcgaagagaggaggaaagaaggagactgagagagagaagaagaagaagatcctGGCCGCCAGACGCAAGCAACTCAACATCGACCATCTGAGTGAAGACAAGCTGAA GGATAAGATCAATGAGCTGCATGAATGGCAGACCGAGCTGGAGTCTGAGAAGTTCGACCACATGGAGAGACTGAAGAGGCAGAAATACGAG GTTACAACCCTGCGTAAGAGAGTGGAGGAGCTCAGTAAATT CAGCAAGAAGGGAGCCGCCGCTCGCCGCAGAAAGTAG
- the prr33 gene encoding nascent polypeptide-associated complex subunit alpha, muscle-specific form produces the protein MAVAYGAAPQLGLLSQQYPPPLLPKPGKDNIRLQKLLKRSAKKKASAQASQPAALFRSSLSPVNEASPDLEHSDHSTPPKTPETPFSLYSVQQPPRFTVRPLYQHVASPYPQRAAYGRAARFSPQTVVIPPYSYSQHVTTVSSYSASTQLSGEAPAPGPVADLAVPKISLPASSEPEVTEVKKPAFSIFAETHAAGGTSQTKSSGLIPYSAVIRPLTVLTPFVRSKSPHPTFRATERSRSPRPMFDVPQIRMYTASTSYYESSRTTPVYDTAGLTAIGSTVPQGKSPTDTKQDLASEVRRGTTPTAQPPLLGTDPQRKTQTSETERENTPTAEINTTIIPAETKRATPTPDIKRATPTSETKRATTPTPEIKRATPTSETKRATTPTPEIKRATPTAEIERATPTSETKRVTSTAEIRVKTPTFELQTLRNYGGRPKTPAYHKTRATTPVFEVSRPNPLLFAVSPITVEPERSRTPITVSAMSGLSASQSVKTTEPTETILNGDIHLDIPLVVKPIQQTAPAERPKAPTSEPKTPAVTSYSNQRPKTPTYEASRLMTTSPSYKRPKTPTYGTSPSGVSPVAFQRPKTPTKVAQKPKSGYRGLTPAEYAAYGGIRTYSPAFGISGSKTQTEEEVKVTKEESAECKTTSQEPSVKGQSTSEVPKETPKDVDKPHVKDETVAVIPSIPVIVVSQASDTTGTTLTQETSMVSSQVAAKQEKMVIQETPKAKTPTAEGKIPKKQKVETPVQEVAKPKTPEVKHPLPKGDDQDPLKAVRKLLGKDKVQKSGPETKADVSDQKEPAKPVGATKTKDEGSKPSNVSAGSEDKGKDKEAESAKKKEGDESLPAEPLLKVLQKPKGVKSKPSGWSRLKKHMVVEQEEPKFPEIVPQKEATVADQSEVKKADEKADEKAVDEPNTQDENQTKDAPVAAKMWNAVLFQMFSTQENIMHQIELNKSEEDKETEPKDESKEIPSFAHRLPLLLFSPKFDAKRLKEAASRPVTKISTVFEMGLIGRKGKEEEPKDFNRTARGFIIT, from the coding sequence ATGGCTGTCGCTTACGGTGCTGCCCCCCAGCTGGGCCTGCTTTCCCAGCAGTACCCCCCACCCCTGCTGCCCAAGCCTGGAAAGGACAACATTCGGCTTCAGAAGCTCCTCAAGAGATCCGCCAAGAAAAAGGCCTCCGCTCAGGCATCGCAGCCCGCCGCGCTTTTCCGCTCCAGCCTTTCCCCTGTGAACGAAGCAAGCCCCGACCTCGAGCACAGTGACCACTCCACCCCTCCCAAGACTCCAGAGACACCGTTCAGCCTCTACAGCGTCCAGCAGCCTCCACGGTTCACCGTCAGGCCGCTGTATCAACATGTTGCGTCGCCTTACCCGCAGCGTGCAGCTTACGGCAGAGCAGCGAGGTTCTCACCTCAGACAGTGGTGATACCGCCGTACTCTTACTCGCAGCATGTTACCACAGTTTCTTCATATTCTGCATCGACGCAGCTTTCTGGAGAAGCACCAGCTCCAGGGCCAGTCGCTGACCTGGCAGTGCCCAAAATATCCCTGCCAGCCTCTTCTGAACCTGAGGTAACAGAAGTGAAAAAGCCAGCTTTTAGCATATTTGCTGAAACTCATGCCGCTGGAGGAACCTCACAGACAAAAAGTTCAGGTCTGATTCCTTATTCAGCTGTGATTCGTCCTCTCACTGTGTTGACCCCATTTGTCAGATCCAAAAGTCCACATCCAACATTCAGAGCAACTGAACGGTCAAGATCGCCTAGACCGATGTTTGATGTCCCTCAAATTAGAATGTACACGGCAAGCACATCATACTACGAGTCATCCAGGACTACACCGGTGTACGACACAGCTGGATTAACCGCTATTGGCAGCACAGTACCTCAAGGTAAATCaccaacagacacaaaacaagatTTGGCATCTGAGGTCAGAAGAGGCACGACACCGACGGCTCAGCCTCCTTTACTGGGCACAGATCCCCAGAGGAAAACACAGACTTCAGAAACTGAAAGAGAAAATACACCAACAGCAGAGATTAATACAACCATAATTCCAGCTGAAACCAAAAGAGCAACTCCAACACCTGACATCAAAAGAGCAACTCCAACATCTGAAACCAAAAGAGCTACTACTCCAACACCTGAAATCAAAAGAGCAACTCCAACATCTGAAACCAAAAGAGCTACTACTCCAACACCTGAAATCAAAAGAGCAACTCCAACAGCCGAAATCGAAAGAGCAACTCCAACATCTGAAACCAAAAGAGTCACTTCCACAGCTGAAATCAGAGTTAAAACACCAACTTTTgaattacaaacattaaggAATTACGGAGGACGGCCTAAAACCCCGGCATACCACAAAACTCGGGCTACAACACCCGTCTTTGAAGTCTCAAGACCCAATCCTCTCTTGTTTGCCGTGTCGCCTATCACAGTTGAGCCAGAGAGGTCAAGAACGCCCATAACAGTTTCTGCTATGAGCGGTTTGTCTGCTTCCCAAAGTGTGAAGACTACTGAGCCGACTGAAACGATACTGAATGGGGACATTCATTTGGACATCCCTCTTGTAGTCAAACCAATCCAACAAACGGCTCCAGCTGAAAGACCTAAAGCTCCGACATCTGAGCCAAAAACACCAGCAGTGACTTCTTACAGCAATCAGAGGCCTAAGACTCCAACATACGAAGCATCCCGACTTATGACCACGTCACCTAGCTATAAAAGACCAAAGACACCTACATATGGGACATCACCTTCTGGTGTATCACCTGTAGCTTTTCAGAGACCTAAAACTCCAACCAAAGTGGCTCAAAAACCAAAGTCTGGCTACCGTGGATTGACACCGGCTGAATATGCTGCGTACGGCGGAATCAGAACTTACTCTCCAGCATTTGGTATCTCCGGTTCTAAGACGCAAACGGAAGAGGAGGTTAAAGTTACAAAAGAGGAATCAGCAGAATGTAAAACAACTAGTCAAGAACCATCTGTGAAGGGACAATCTACATCCGAGGTACCCAAAGAAACCCCCAAAGATGTAGATAAACCCCATGTGAAAGATGAGACAGTTGCAGTCATCCCTTCGATCCCTGTTATTGTTGTTTCACAAGCATCTGACACCACAGGAACAACATTAACACAAGAGACAAGTATGGTATCCAGCCAGGTTGcagcaaaacaagaaaaaatggTGATTCAAGAAACACCAAAGGCTAAAACTCCAACAGCAGAAGGGAAAATTCCTAAGAAACAGAAGGTGGAAACTCCAGTTCAAGAAGTCGCCAAACCAAAGACTCCGGAAGTCAAACATCCTCTGCCCAAAGGTGATGACCAGGATCCTCTGAAGGCAGTAAGAAAACTTTTAGGCAAAGATAAAGTCCAGAAATCTGGACCTGAGACAAAAGCTGACGTCTCAGACCAAAAAGAGCCAGCGAAACCTGTAGGTGCCACCAAGACTAAAGACGAAGGCTCAAAGCCAAGCAATGTGTCAGCAGGAAGTGAAGACAAAGGAAAAGATAAGGAAGCAGAATCTGCTAAGAAAAAGGAAGGCGATGAATCCCTCCCAGCCGAGCCCCTTCTTAAAGTCCTACAAAAGCCAAAGGGAGTGAAATCTAAACCGAGCGGTTGGTCCCGACTCAAGAAGCACATGGTGGTGGAGCAGGAGGAGCCCAAATTTCCAGAGATTGTCCCTCAGAAGGAGGCCACTGTGGCGGACCAGAGCGAGGTGAAAAAGGCAGACGAGAAGGCAGACGAGAAGGCCGTCGACGAGCCTAACACTCAGGATGAGAACCAAACCAAAGACGCTCCCGTAGCAGCAAAGATGTGGAACGCCGTACTCTTCCAAATGTTTTCCACCCAAGAGAACATCATGCACCAGATCGAGCTTAACAAAAGCGAGGAGGACAAGGAGACTGAGCCAAAGGATGAGTCGAAAGAGATACCTTCGTTTGCGCACCGGCtgcctttgttgctttttagCCCAAAGTTTGACGCTAAAAGGCTTAAAGAGGCGGCATCGAGGCCAGTGACGAAAATTTCGACTGTTTTTGAAATGGGTCTGATTGGGCGGAAAGGTAAAGAGGAGGAACCGAAAGACTTTAACAGAACAGCGAGGGGGTTCATCATTACTTAa